A window of Polyodon spathula isolate WHYD16114869_AA chromosome 22, ASM1765450v1, whole genome shotgun sequence contains these coding sequences:
- the LOC121297273 gene encoding ganglioside GM2 activator-like, with protein MKNKNILFAVTLCVLSFCSPRGNCELNFQKGPLKSTKVLGFSWDNCGSAKDPAVMKALSLSPDPICIPGDLKANAAGSTSVAFTSPLALNVTLEKEVAGIWVKVPCVEELGSCHYSDACQILDTLIPPGQDCPEPLHTYGIPCHCPFKAGDYSLPDSDFYLPDVDLPYWLTNGNYNVVGILGSAGQELGCLKLTFSLHSA; from the exons atgaagaacaagAATATTTTGTTTGCAGTCACATTGTGTGTTTTGAGTTTTTGTTCTCCGCGGGGAAATTGCGAACTCAATTTTCAGAAAGGGCCTCTGAAATCTACAAAG GTTCTCGGTTTCTCGTGGGATAACTGTGGAAGCGCTAAGGACCCAGCCGTGATGAAGGCTCTCTCCTTGTCACCAGATCCCATTTGTATCCCTGGCGACCTGAAAGCAAACGCCGCTGGCTCCACGAGTGTTGCTTTCACCTCGCCACTCGCT CTGAATGTGACGTTGGAAAAGGAGGTGGCTGGGATCTGGGTGAAGGTCCCCTGTGTGGAGGAGCTGGGGAGCTGCCACTACAGCGATGCGTGCCAGATACTAGACACCCTGATCCCTCCCGGGCAGGACTGCCCTGAACCACTCCACACCTACGGCATCCCCTGCCACTGCCCCTTCAAGGCG GGTGATTACTCCCTGCCTGATTCAGATTTCTACTTGCCTGATGTGGACCTGCCCTACTGGCTGACGAACGGGAATTATAACGTGGTAGGGATTCTGGGCAGTGCAGGGCAGGAGCTGGGCTGCCTTAAACTCACCTTCTCCCTCCACTCCGCCTAA